One window of Thermodesulfobacteriota bacterium genomic DNA carries:
- a CDS encoding DUF3943 domain-containing protein, whose product MRVAWVFFVGLLFLIALPISSSLSDEEHLDLFATEQIEPDDSDKNPVIQTQADLQAPMVNLRPTGFKYYMYDTGIWYGVQWGARLYWVRDKSLKIFNTSFSKWWDNITTKPVWDDGDTFVVNWIAHPYFGMLSYQFYRARGYNRWYSALGSVIQSTLFEYAIEGLAVEPSLIDLVVTPGVGVPVGMVMEELSEWLIEQNNTAATIGAYVTNPMRLFVKDRQIGIINPV is encoded by the coding sequence GTGAGAGTTGCGTGGGTATTTTTTGTAGGATTGCTGTTTTTAATTGCTTTGCCTATTTCAAGTTCCCTTTCCGATGAGGAACACCTTGACCTTTTTGCAACAGAGCAAATTGAGCCGGATGATTCAGATAAAAATCCTGTAATACAGACACAAGCTGATTTGCAAGCACCTATGGTGAATTTAAGGCCTACCGGCTTTAAATATTACATGTATGACACAGGTATTTGGTATGGTGTTCAGTGGGGAGCGAGGCTTTATTGGGTGAGGGACAAGAGCCTTAAGATCTTTAACACTTCGTTCTCTAAGTGGTGGGATAACATAACCACCAAACCTGTTTGGGATGACGGGGATACTTTCGTTGTAAACTGGATAGCACATCCATATTTTGGAATGCTTTCATACCAATTCTACAGGGCCAGGGGATATAACAGGTGGTATTCAGCCCTTGGGTCGGTTATCCAAAGTACTCTTTTTGAATATGCGATTGAGGGACTGGCTGTTGAGCCCTCACTAATCGACCTAGTAGTGACTCCTGGTGTTGGTGTCCCTGTTGGAATGGTTATGGAGGAGCTATCAGAGTGGCTAATAGAACAAAACAACACTGCGGCCACTATTGGTGCTTATGTAACTAATCCAATGCGGCTTTTTGTAAAAGACCGTCAGATAGGAATCATAAACCCGGT
- a CDS encoding DUF3943 domain-containing protein, which translates to MSPIKASLVKTVFVKIRMKKICSFTLIFLVFCGLVNPSFADEVTARDLYYDEYRESLLLGSFEDPASREKISAPIPREQSLGTSEFLRDTLIAYTFQWAGRWFYVRNKNSRIFDTSLSKWWDNISQWPEWDDGDNFFTNLVTHPIVGSMNYLYYRQMGHSFWVSALGSVVQSTLFEYTIEGLVERPSGSDLVFTPLLGVPLGYGLEKSSDWLEDTGFVPAKILAYIINPLKNFVHERQVGVINPFSKQFMSVSGPINFTPNKTDAIDLAYSFNLESPIPTGRFIADMQIVNVKNNLGGEFIFYSVRVDVPSADNRWGINIQIAQSGVNEIQVGDDNVSDGFEFANLEVGGKYVMTRGSNYALSAGTNLYLPTSFKDNIDRLQTVLMYRKNFPINLQSAWTVSPYLSGAMWGDIFNVIGNVSTDWVFNASKLEGNDFEFRVNYGASVGANIPVYASPVIFAEFDGYSLLTSDTEGKTSTFVSSGIRLGRKFSPGFGIQVPMSGPDSDVSKLSFFGDFQVRF; encoded by the coding sequence ATGTCCCCAATTAAGGCTTCACTGGTTAAAACGGTTTTTGTCAAAATACGAATGAAAAAAATATGCAGTTTTACGCTAATCTTTTTGGTTTTCTGCGGATTGGTAAATCCCTCGTTTGCCGATGAGGTAACCGCTCGTGATCTGTACTATGATGAATACAGAGAAAGCCTTTTGCTGGGAAGTTTTGAAGATCCCGCCAGCCGAGAGAAAATCTCGGCTCCAATACCAAGGGAGCAAAGCTTAGGTACTAGTGAATTTCTAAGAGATACTTTGATTGCATATACCTTTCAGTGGGCCGGAAGATGGTTCTATGTAAGAAATAAAAACAGCCGAATATTCGACACATCACTTTCTAAATGGTGGGACAATATATCTCAGTGGCCTGAGTGGGACGACGGGGATAATTTCTTCACCAATCTTGTTACTCATCCGATAGTCGGTTCAATGAACTATTTGTATTACCGTCAGATGGGCCACAGTTTTTGGGTTTCGGCTCTGGGTTCGGTAGTACAGAGCACGCTTTTTGAATATACGATAGAAGGCCTTGTAGAAAGACCCTCTGGATCAGACTTAGTCTTTACGCCTCTGCTAGGCGTTCCTTTAGGATACGGACTTGAAAAGAGTTCTGATTGGCTGGAAGACACGGGTTTTGTACCAGCTAAGATTTTGGCTTATATTATAAATCCGCTTAAGAATTTTGTTCATGAGCGTCAAGTAGGTGTTATTAATCCATTCTCTAAACAGTTTATGTCTGTAAGCGGTCCAATCAATTTTACACCTAACAAAACTGATGCAATTGATCTGGCTTATTCCTTTAATCTAGAATCCCCAATACCGACCGGGCGTTTTATCGCAGACATGCAAATTGTAAATGTAAAAAACAATTTGGGGGGCGAGTTTATTTTTTACTCTGTAAGAGTTGATGTGCCATCAGCTGATAACCGCTGGGGTATAAATATTCAAATAGCCCAGTCCGGAGTTAATGAAATCCAAGTCGGGGATGATAACGTAAGTGATGGTTTTGAGTTTGCAAACTTAGAAGTAGGCGGGAAATACGTAATGACAAGAGGCTCGAACTATGCACTTAGTGCAGGCACTAACTTATATCTGCCTACTTCATTTAAAGACAATATCGATAGACTGCAGACTGTCCTAATGTATAGAAAAAACTTTCCAATTAACCTTCAATCTGCCTGGACAGTGAGTCCTTATCTCTCAGGTGCAATGTGGGGAGATATTTTTAACGTGATTGGCAATGTATCAACAGACTGGGTCTTTAATGCGAGTAAGCTTGAAGGAAATGATTTTGAATTTAGAGTGAATTACGGCGCATCAGTTGGAGCAAATATCCCGGTATATGCTAGCCCTGTAATTTTCGCGGAATTTGACGGATACTCACTTCTCACATCTGACACTGAAGGCAAGACCAGTACTTTTGTTTCTTCAGGTATCCGTTTGGGCAGGAAATTTAGCCCAGGTTTTGGCATACAAGTTCCTATGTCCGGGCCGGATAGCGACGTGTCTAAGCTTAGCTTCTTCGGCGATTTTCAGGTCCGGTTCTAG